One part of the Homo sapiens chromosome 19, GRCh38.p14 Primary Assembly genome encodes these proteins:
- the TTC9B gene encoding tetratricopeptide repeat protein 9B gives MQRGALSPVLMLSAAPEPPPRPPPALSPPGSGPGSGSRHGSARPGPTPEPSGSLGAALDSSLRAAVAFKAEGQRCYREKKFREAIGKYHRALLQLKAAQGARPSGLPAPAPGPTSSPGPARLSEEQRRLVESTEVECYDSLTACLLQSELVNYERVREYCLKVLEKQQGNFKATYRAGIAFYHLGDYARALRYLQEARSREPTDTNVLRYIQLTQLKMNRCSLQREDSGAGSQTRDVIG, from the exons ATGCAGCGCGGCGCGCTGTCCCCGGTGCTGATGCTCAGCGCTGCCCCGGAGCCTCCGCCGCGCCCGCCTCCCGCCCTCTCCCCACCGGGCTCGGGCCCAGGCTCGGGCTCCCGCCATGGCTCGGCTCGTCCCGGTCCTACCCCAGAGCCGTCGGGGAGCCTGGGCGCGGCGCTCGACAGCAGCCTGCGTGCCGCCGTGGCGTTCAAGGCAGAGGGCCAGCGCTGCTATCGAGAGAAGAAGTTCCGGGAGGCCATCGGCAAGTACCACCGAGCGCTGCTGCAGCTGAAGGCGGCGCAGGGGGCCCGCCCTAGCGGCctgcccgcccccgcccccgggcCCACCAGCAGCCCCGGGCCGGCGCGCCTCAGCGAGGAGCAGCGGCGCCTGGTGGAGAGCACGGAGGTGGAGTGTTACGACTCCCTCACGG CTTGCCTGCTGCAGTCGGAGCTGGTAAACTACGAGCGCGTGCGCGAGTACTGTCTCAAGGTACTGGAGAAGCAGCAGGGCAACTTCAAGGCCACCTACCGTGCCGGCATTGCCTTCTACCACCTGGGCGACTACGCACGCGCGCTGCGCTACCTGCAGGAGGCCCGCAGCCGGGAACCCACAG ACACCAATGTGCTCCGCTACATCCAGCTGACTCAGCTGAAGATGAATCGTTGCAGCCTCCAGCGGGAAGACAGTGGGGCTGGGTCCCAGACTCGGGATGTAATTGGCTGA
- the TTC9B gene encoding tetratricopeptide repeat protein 9B isoform X1: MQRGALSPVLMLSAAPEPPPRPPPALSPPGSGPGSGSRHGSARPGPTPEPSGSLGAALDSSLRAAVAFKAEGQRCYREKKFREAIGKYHRALLQLKAAQGARPSGLPAPAPGPTSSPGPARLSEEQRRLVESTEVECYDSLTACLLQSELVNYERVREYCLKVLEKQQGNFKATYRAGIAFYHLGDYARALRYLQEARSREPTVARREQTSCRCRWRMRSVTGASAKRHSWQRVPQIQAHRGVRWLRCDWGLPTVTGALGKGSGSTGCVSELLDTSENGV, encoded by the exons ATGCAGCGCGGCGCGCTGTCCCCGGTGCTGATGCTCAGCGCTGCCCCGGAGCCTCCGCCGCGCCCGCCTCCCGCCCTCTCCCCACCGGGCTCGGGCCCAGGCTCGGGCTCCCGCCATGGCTCGGCTCGTCCCGGTCCTACCCCAGAGCCGTCGGGGAGCCTGGGCGCGGCGCTCGACAGCAGCCTGCGTGCCGCCGTGGCGTTCAAGGCAGAGGGCCAGCGCTGCTATCGAGAGAAGAAGTTCCGGGAGGCCATCGGCAAGTACCACCGAGCGCTGCTGCAGCTGAAGGCGGCGCAGGGGGCCCGCCCTAGCGGCctgcccgcccccgcccccgggcCCACCAGCAGCCCCGGGCCGGCGCGCCTCAGCGAGGAGCAGCGGCGCCTGGTGGAGAGCACGGAGGTGGAGTGTTACGACTCCCTCACGG CTTGCCTGCTGCAGTCGGAGCTGGTAAACTACGAGCGCGTGCGCGAGTACTGTCTCAAGGTACTGGAGAAGCAGCAGGGCAACTTCAAGGCCACCTACCGTGCCGGCATTGCCTTCTACCACCTGGGCGACTACGCACGCGCGCTGCGCTACCTGCAGGAGGCCCGCAGCCGGGAACCCACAG TGGCTCGGAGAGAACAGACTTCTTGCAGATGTCGCTGGAGGATGAGAAGTGTGACGGGAGCCTCTGCGAAGAGGCATTCCTGGCAGAGGGTGCCGCAAATACAGGCGCACAGAGGTGTGCGATGGCTCCGCTGTGACTGGGGACTGCCGACTGTGACTGGGGCTTTGGGGAAGGGCTCTGGCTCTACTGGCTGTGTGAGCGAGCTGCTGGATACTTCGGAGAATGGGGTGTGA